One window of Equus caballus isolate H_3958 breed thoroughbred chromosome 3, TB-T2T, whole genome shotgun sequence genomic DNA carries:
- the ADD1 gene encoding alpha-adducin isoform X16, with the protein MNGDTRAAVVTSPPPTTAPHKERYFDRVDENNPEYLRERNMAPDLRQDFNMMEQKKRVSMILQSPAFCEELESMIQEQFKKGKNPTGLLALQQIADFMTTNVPNVYPAAPQGGMAALNMSLGMVTPVNDLRGSDSIAYDKGEKLLRCKLAAFYRLADLFGWSQLIYNHITTRVSSEQEHFLIVPFGLLYSEVTASSLVKINLQGDVVDRGSTNLGVNQAGFTLHSAIYAARPDVKCVVHIHTPAGAAVSAMKCGLLPISPEALSLGEVAYHDYHGILVDEEEKVLIQKNLGPKSKVLILRNHGLVSVGESVEEAFYYIHNLVVACEIQVRTLASAGGPDNLVLLDPGKYKAKSRPPGSPAGEGTTGSPPKWQIGEQEFEALMRMLDNLGYRTGYPYRYPALREKSKKYSDVEVPASVTGYSFASDGDSGTCSPLRHSFQKQQREKTRWLNSGRGDDASEEGQNGSSPKSKTKWTKEDGHRTSTSAVPNLFVPLNTNPKEVQEMRNKIREQNLQDIKTAGPQSQVLSGVVMDRSLVQGELVTASKAIIEKEYQPHVIVSTTGPNPFNTLTDRELEEYRREVERKQKGPEENLDETREEKEKSPPEHPSGPHTPPSTPIKLEEGAGCAKEYLLP; encoded by the exons ATGAATGGTGATACTCGGGCCGCAGTGGTGACCTCACCACCCCCAACCACAGCCCCTCACAAAGAGAGGTACTTCGACAGAGTAGATGAGAACAATCCAGAATACTTGCGAGAGAGGAACATGGCACCAGACCTTCGCCAGGACTTCAATATGATGGAGCAAAAAAAGAGGGTGTCCATGATTCTGCAAAGTCCT GCTTTCTGTGAAGAATTGGAATCAATGATACAGGAACAATTTAAGAAGGGGAAGAATCCCACAGGCCTCTTGGCGTTACAGCAGATTGCAGATTTTATGACTACGAATGTACCAAATGTCTACCCAGCAGCTCCACAAGGCGGAATGGCTGCCTTAAACATGA gtCTTGGTATGGTGACTCCTGTGAATGACCTTAGAGGATCTGATTCGATTGCCTATGACAAAGGGGAGAAATTATTGCGGTGTAAATTGGCAGCATTTTACAGACTAGCAGATCTCTTTGGGTGGTCTCAGCTTATCTACAATCATATCAca ACCAGAGTGAGCTCTGAGCAGGAACACTTCCTCATTGTGCCGTTTGGACTTCTCTACAGTGAAGTGACTGCATCCAGTTTG GTTAAAATCAATCTACAAGGAGATGTAGTAGATCGTGGGAGTACTAATCTAGGAGTAAATCAAGCTGGCTTCACGCTCCATTCTGCAATTTATGCTGCACGCCCTGATGTGAAGTGTGTTGTGCATATTCACACACCAGCAGGGGCTGCG GTCTCAGCGATGAAATGTGGCCTCTTGCCAATCTCCCCGGAGGCACTTtcccttggagaagtggcttaTCATGATTATCATGGGATTCTTGTTGATGAGGAGGAGAAAGTTTTAATTCAGAAAAATCTGGGGCCTAAAAGCAAG GTTCTTATTCTGCGGAACCATGGGCTCGTGTCCGTTGGAGAGAGTGTTGAGGAGGCCTTCTATTACATCCATAATCTTGTGGTTGCCTGTGAGATCCAG GTTCGAACTCTGGCCAGTGCAGGAGGGCCAGACAACTTAGTCCTCCTGGATCCTGGGAAGTATAAAGCCAAATCCCGTCCCCCGGGGTCCCCAGCAGGGGAGGGCACCACCGGATCGCCTCCCAAGTGGCAGATTGGTGAGCAGGAGTTTGAAGCTCTCATGCGGATGCTTGATAATCTG GGCTACAGAACTGGCTACCCTTATCGATACCCTGCTCTGAGAGAGAAGTCTAAAAAATACAGCGATGTGGAGGTTCCTGCTAGTGTCACAGGTTACTCCTTTGCTAGTGACGGTGATTCGGGCACTTGCTCCCCTCTCAGACACAGTTTTCAGAAGCAGCAGCGAGAGAAGACAAGATGGCTGAACTCTGGCCGGGGTGACGATGCTTCTGAGGAAGGGCAGAATGGAAGCAGTCCCAAGTCGAAGACTAAG TGGACTAAAGAGGATGGACATAGAACTTCCACCTCTGCTGTCCCTAACCTGTTTGTTCCATTGAACACTAACCCAAAAGAAGTCCAGGAGATGAGGAACAAG ATCCGAGAGCAGAACTTACAGGACATTAAGACAGCTGGCCCCCAGTCCCAAGTTTTGTCTGGTGTAGTGATGGACAGGAGCCTCGTCCAG GGCGAGCTGGTGACAGCCTCCAAGGCCATCATTGAGAAGGAGTACCAGCCCCACGTGATCGTGAGCACCACAGGTCCCAACCCTTTCAACACGCTCACTGACCGGGAGCTGGAGGAATACCGCAGGGAGGTGGAGCGAAAGCAGAAGGGCCCTGAAG
- the ADD1 gene encoding alpha-adducin isoform X11, protein MNGDTRAAVVTSPPPTTAPHKERYFDRVDENNPEYLRERNMAPDLRQDFNMMEQKKRVSMILQSPAFCEELESMIQEQFKKGKNPTGLLALQQIADFMTTNVPNVYPAAPQGGMAALNMSLGMVTPVNDLRGSDSIAYDKGEKLLRCKLAAFYRLADLFGWSQLIYNHITTRVSSEQEHFLIVPFGLLYSEVTASSLVKINLQGDVVDRGSTNLGVNQAGFTLHSAIYAARPDVKCVVHIHTPAGAAVSAMKCGLLPISPEALSLGEVAYHDYHGILVDEEEKVLIQKNLGPKSKVLILRNHGLVSVGESVEEAFYYIHNLVVACEIQVRTLASAGGPDNLVLLDPGKYKAKSRPPGSPAGEGTTGSPPKWQIGEQEFEALMRMLDNLGYRTGYPYRYPALREKSKKYSDVEVPASVTGYSFASDGDSGTCSPLRHSFQKQQREKTRWLNSGRGDDASEEGQNGSSPKSKTKWTKEDGHRTSTSAVPNLFVPLNTNPKEVQEMRNKIREQNLQDIKTAGPQSQVLSGVVMDRSLVQDAPLSDCTETIEGLELTEQTFSPAKSLSFRKGELVTASKAIIEKEYQPHVIVSTTGPNPFNTLTDRELEEYRREVERKQKGPEENLDETREEKEKSPPEHPSGPHTPPSTPIKLEEGAGCAKEYLLP, encoded by the exons ATGAATGGTGATACTCGGGCCGCAGTGGTGACCTCACCACCCCCAACCACAGCCCCTCACAAAGAGAGGTACTTCGACAGAGTAGATGAGAACAATCCAGAATACTTGCGAGAGAGGAACATGGCACCAGACCTTCGCCAGGACTTCAATATGATGGAGCAAAAAAAGAGGGTGTCCATGATTCTGCAAAGTCCT GCTTTCTGTGAAGAATTGGAATCAATGATACAGGAACAATTTAAGAAGGGGAAGAATCCCACAGGCCTCTTGGCGTTACAGCAGATTGCAGATTTTATGACTACGAATGTACCAAATGTCTACCCAGCAGCTCCACAAGGCGGAATGGCTGCCTTAAACATGA gtCTTGGTATGGTGACTCCTGTGAATGACCTTAGAGGATCTGATTCGATTGCCTATGACAAAGGGGAGAAATTATTGCGGTGTAAATTGGCAGCATTTTACAGACTAGCAGATCTCTTTGGGTGGTCTCAGCTTATCTACAATCATATCAca ACCAGAGTGAGCTCTGAGCAGGAACACTTCCTCATTGTGCCGTTTGGACTTCTCTACAGTGAAGTGACTGCATCCAGTTTG GTTAAAATCAATCTACAAGGAGATGTAGTAGATCGTGGGAGTACTAATCTAGGAGTAAATCAAGCTGGCTTCACGCTCCATTCTGCAATTTATGCTGCACGCCCTGATGTGAAGTGTGTTGTGCATATTCACACACCAGCAGGGGCTGCG GTCTCAGCGATGAAATGTGGCCTCTTGCCAATCTCCCCGGAGGCACTTtcccttggagaagtggcttaTCATGATTATCATGGGATTCTTGTTGATGAGGAGGAGAAAGTTTTAATTCAGAAAAATCTGGGGCCTAAAAGCAAG GTTCTTATTCTGCGGAACCATGGGCTCGTGTCCGTTGGAGAGAGTGTTGAGGAGGCCTTCTATTACATCCATAATCTTGTGGTTGCCTGTGAGATCCAG GTTCGAACTCTGGCCAGTGCAGGAGGGCCAGACAACTTAGTCCTCCTGGATCCTGGGAAGTATAAAGCCAAATCCCGTCCCCCGGGGTCCCCAGCAGGGGAGGGCACCACCGGATCGCCTCCCAAGTGGCAGATTGGTGAGCAGGAGTTTGAAGCTCTCATGCGGATGCTTGATAATCTG GGCTACAGAACTGGCTACCCTTATCGATACCCTGCTCTGAGAGAGAAGTCTAAAAAATACAGCGATGTGGAGGTTCCTGCTAGTGTCACAGGTTACTCCTTTGCTAGTGACGGTGATTCGGGCACTTGCTCCCCTCTCAGACACAGTTTTCAGAAGCAGCAGCGAGAGAAGACAAGATGGCTGAACTCTGGCCGGGGTGACGATGCTTCTGAGGAAGGGCAGAATGGAAGCAGTCCCAAGTCGAAGACTAAG TGGACTAAAGAGGATGGACATAGAACTTCCACCTCTGCTGTCCCTAACCTGTTTGTTCCATTGAACACTAACCCAAAAGAAGTCCAGGAGATGAGGAACAAG ATCCGAGAGCAGAACTTACAGGACATTAAGACAGCTGGCCCCCAGTCCCAAGTTTTGTCTGGTGTAGTGATGGACAGGAGCCTCGTCCAG GACGCACCCCTCTCTGACTGTACGGAAACAATCGAAGGGCTCGAGCTTACAGAGCAGACCTTTAGTCCTgctaaatctctctcttttagaAAG GGCGAGCTGGTGACAGCCTCCAAGGCCATCATTGAGAAGGAGTACCAGCCCCACGTGATCGTGAGCACCACAGGTCCCAACCCTTTCAACACGCTCACTGACCGGGAGCTGGAGGAATACCGCAGGGAGGTGGAGCGAAAGCAGAAGGGCCCTGAAG
- the ADD1 gene encoding alpha-adducin isoform X8 yields the protein MNGDTRAAVVTSPPPTTAPHKERYFDRVDENNPEYLRERNMAPDLRQDFNMMEQKKRVSMILQSPAFCEELESMIQEQFKKGKNPTGLLALQQIADFMTTNVPNVYPAAPQGGMAALNMSLGMVTPVNDLRGSDSIAYDKGEKLLRCKLAAFYRLADLFGWSQLIYNHITTRVSSEQEHFLIVPFGLLYSEVTASSLVKINLQGDVVDRGSTNLGVNQAGFTLHSAIYAARPDVKCVVHIHTPAGAAVSAMKCGLLPISPEALSLGEVAYHDYHGILVDEEEKVLIQKNLGPKSKVLILRNHGLVSVGESVEEAFYYIHNLVVACEIQVRTLASAGGPDNLVLLDPGKYKAKSRPPGSPAGEGTTGSPPKWQIGEQEFEALMRMLDNLGYRTGYPYRYPALREKSKKYSDVEVPASVTGYSFASDGDSGTCSPLRHSFQKQQREKTRWLNSGRGDDASEEGQNGSSPKSKTKVWTNITHDHVKPLLQSLSSGVCVPSCITNCLWTKEDGHRTSTSAVPNLFVPLNTNPKEVQEMRNKIREQNLQDIKTAGPQSQVLSGVVMDRSLVQDAPLSDCTETIEGLELTEQTFSPAKSLSFRKGELVTASKAIIEKEYQPHVIVSTTGPNPFNTLTDRELEEYRREVERKQKGPEENLDETREEKEKSPPEHPSGPHTPPSTPIKLEEGAGCAKEYLLP from the exons ATGAATGGTGATACTCGGGCCGCAGTGGTGACCTCACCACCCCCAACCACAGCCCCTCACAAAGAGAGGTACTTCGACAGAGTAGATGAGAACAATCCAGAATACTTGCGAGAGAGGAACATGGCACCAGACCTTCGCCAGGACTTCAATATGATGGAGCAAAAAAAGAGGGTGTCCATGATTCTGCAAAGTCCT GCTTTCTGTGAAGAATTGGAATCAATGATACAGGAACAATTTAAGAAGGGGAAGAATCCCACAGGCCTCTTGGCGTTACAGCAGATTGCAGATTTTATGACTACGAATGTACCAAATGTCTACCCAGCAGCTCCACAAGGCGGAATGGCTGCCTTAAACATGA gtCTTGGTATGGTGACTCCTGTGAATGACCTTAGAGGATCTGATTCGATTGCCTATGACAAAGGGGAGAAATTATTGCGGTGTAAATTGGCAGCATTTTACAGACTAGCAGATCTCTTTGGGTGGTCTCAGCTTATCTACAATCATATCAca ACCAGAGTGAGCTCTGAGCAGGAACACTTCCTCATTGTGCCGTTTGGACTTCTCTACAGTGAAGTGACTGCATCCAGTTTG GTTAAAATCAATCTACAAGGAGATGTAGTAGATCGTGGGAGTACTAATCTAGGAGTAAATCAAGCTGGCTTCACGCTCCATTCTGCAATTTATGCTGCACGCCCTGATGTGAAGTGTGTTGTGCATATTCACACACCAGCAGGGGCTGCG GTCTCAGCGATGAAATGTGGCCTCTTGCCAATCTCCCCGGAGGCACTTtcccttggagaagtggcttaTCATGATTATCATGGGATTCTTGTTGATGAGGAGGAGAAAGTTTTAATTCAGAAAAATCTGGGGCCTAAAAGCAAG GTTCTTATTCTGCGGAACCATGGGCTCGTGTCCGTTGGAGAGAGTGTTGAGGAGGCCTTCTATTACATCCATAATCTTGTGGTTGCCTGTGAGATCCAG GTTCGAACTCTGGCCAGTGCAGGAGGGCCAGACAACTTAGTCCTCCTGGATCCTGGGAAGTATAAAGCCAAATCCCGTCCCCCGGGGTCCCCAGCAGGGGAGGGCACCACCGGATCGCCTCCCAAGTGGCAGATTGGTGAGCAGGAGTTTGAAGCTCTCATGCGGATGCTTGATAATCTG GGCTACAGAACTGGCTACCCTTATCGATACCCTGCTCTGAGAGAGAAGTCTAAAAAATACAGCGATGTGGAGGTTCCTGCTAGTGTCACAGGTTACTCCTTTGCTAGTGACGGTGATTCGGGCACTTGCTCCCCTCTCAGACACAGTTTTCAGAAGCAGCAGCGAGAGAAGACAAGATGGCTGAACTCTGGCCGGGGTGACGATGCTTCTGAGGAAGGGCAGAATGGAAGCAGTCCCAAGTCGAAGACTAAGGTGTGGACGAACATTACACACGATCACGTGAAACCCTTGCTGCAGTCTCTCTCGTCCGGTGTCTGCGTGCCAAGCTGTATTACCAACTGCTTG TGGACTAAAGAGGATGGACATAGAACTTCCACCTCTGCTGTCCCTAACCTGTTTGTTCCATTGAACACTAACCCAAAAGAAGTCCAGGAGATGAGGAACAAG ATCCGAGAGCAGAACTTACAGGACATTAAGACAGCTGGCCCCCAGTCCCAAGTTTTGTCTGGTGTAGTGATGGACAGGAGCCTCGTCCAG GACGCACCCCTCTCTGACTGTACGGAAACAATCGAAGGGCTCGAGCTTACAGAGCAGACCTTTAGTCCTgctaaatctctctcttttagaAAG GGCGAGCTGGTGACAGCCTCCAAGGCCATCATTGAGAAGGAGTACCAGCCCCACGTGATCGTGAGCACCACAGGTCCCAACCCTTTCAACACGCTCACTGACCGGGAGCTGGAGGAATACCGCAGGGAGGTGGAGCGAAAGCAGAAGGGCCCTGAAG
- the ADD1 gene encoding alpha-adducin isoform X10: MNGDTRAAVVTSPPPTTAPHKERYFDRVDENNPEYLRERNMAPDLRQDFNMMEQKKRVSMILQSPAFCEELESMIQEQFKKGKNPTGLLALQQIADFMTTNVPNVYPAAPQGGMAALNMSLGMVTPVNDLRGSDSIAYDKGEKLLRCKLAAFYRLADLFGWSQLIYNHITTRVSSEQEHFLIVPFGLLYSEVTASSLVKINLQGDVVDRGSTNLGVNQAGFTLHSAIYAARPDVKCVVHIHTPAGAAVSAMKCGLLPISPEALSLGEVAYHDYHGILVDEEEKVLIQKNLGPKSKVLILRNHGLVSVGESVEEAFYYIHNLVVACEIQVRTLASAGGPDNLVLLDPGKYKAKSRPPGSPAGEGTTGSPPKWQIGEQEFEALMRMLDNLGYRTGYPYRYPALREKSKKYSDVEVPASVTGYSFASDGDSGTCSPLRHSFQKQQREKTRWLNSGRGDDASEEGQNGSSPKSKTKVWTNITHDHVKPLLQSLSSGVCVPSCITNCLWTKEDGHRTSTSAVPNLFVPLNTNPKEVQEMRNKIREQNLQDIKTAGPQSQVLSGVVMDRSLVQGELVTASKAIIEKEYQPHVIVSTTGPNPFNTLTDRELEEYRREVERKQKGPEENLDETREEKEKSPPEHPSGPHTPPSTPIKLEEGAGCAKEYLLP, translated from the exons ATGAATGGTGATACTCGGGCCGCAGTGGTGACCTCACCACCCCCAACCACAGCCCCTCACAAAGAGAGGTACTTCGACAGAGTAGATGAGAACAATCCAGAATACTTGCGAGAGAGGAACATGGCACCAGACCTTCGCCAGGACTTCAATATGATGGAGCAAAAAAAGAGGGTGTCCATGATTCTGCAAAGTCCT GCTTTCTGTGAAGAATTGGAATCAATGATACAGGAACAATTTAAGAAGGGGAAGAATCCCACAGGCCTCTTGGCGTTACAGCAGATTGCAGATTTTATGACTACGAATGTACCAAATGTCTACCCAGCAGCTCCACAAGGCGGAATGGCTGCCTTAAACATGA gtCTTGGTATGGTGACTCCTGTGAATGACCTTAGAGGATCTGATTCGATTGCCTATGACAAAGGGGAGAAATTATTGCGGTGTAAATTGGCAGCATTTTACAGACTAGCAGATCTCTTTGGGTGGTCTCAGCTTATCTACAATCATATCAca ACCAGAGTGAGCTCTGAGCAGGAACACTTCCTCATTGTGCCGTTTGGACTTCTCTACAGTGAAGTGACTGCATCCAGTTTG GTTAAAATCAATCTACAAGGAGATGTAGTAGATCGTGGGAGTACTAATCTAGGAGTAAATCAAGCTGGCTTCACGCTCCATTCTGCAATTTATGCTGCACGCCCTGATGTGAAGTGTGTTGTGCATATTCACACACCAGCAGGGGCTGCG GTCTCAGCGATGAAATGTGGCCTCTTGCCAATCTCCCCGGAGGCACTTtcccttggagaagtggcttaTCATGATTATCATGGGATTCTTGTTGATGAGGAGGAGAAAGTTTTAATTCAGAAAAATCTGGGGCCTAAAAGCAAG GTTCTTATTCTGCGGAACCATGGGCTCGTGTCCGTTGGAGAGAGTGTTGAGGAGGCCTTCTATTACATCCATAATCTTGTGGTTGCCTGTGAGATCCAG GTTCGAACTCTGGCCAGTGCAGGAGGGCCAGACAACTTAGTCCTCCTGGATCCTGGGAAGTATAAAGCCAAATCCCGTCCCCCGGGGTCCCCAGCAGGGGAGGGCACCACCGGATCGCCTCCCAAGTGGCAGATTGGTGAGCAGGAGTTTGAAGCTCTCATGCGGATGCTTGATAATCTG GGCTACAGAACTGGCTACCCTTATCGATACCCTGCTCTGAGAGAGAAGTCTAAAAAATACAGCGATGTGGAGGTTCCTGCTAGTGTCACAGGTTACTCCTTTGCTAGTGACGGTGATTCGGGCACTTGCTCCCCTCTCAGACACAGTTTTCAGAAGCAGCAGCGAGAGAAGACAAGATGGCTGAACTCTGGCCGGGGTGACGATGCTTCTGAGGAAGGGCAGAATGGAAGCAGTCCCAAGTCGAAGACTAAGGTGTGGACGAACATTACACACGATCACGTGAAACCCTTGCTGCAGTCTCTCTCGTCCGGTGTCTGCGTGCCAAGCTGTATTACCAACTGCTTG TGGACTAAAGAGGATGGACATAGAACTTCCACCTCTGCTGTCCCTAACCTGTTTGTTCCATTGAACACTAACCCAAAAGAAGTCCAGGAGATGAGGAACAAG ATCCGAGAGCAGAACTTACAGGACATTAAGACAGCTGGCCCCCAGTCCCAAGTTTTGTCTGGTGTAGTGATGGACAGGAGCCTCGTCCAG GGCGAGCTGGTGACAGCCTCCAAGGCCATCATTGAGAAGGAGTACCAGCCCCACGTGATCGTGAGCACCACAGGTCCCAACCCTTTCAACACGCTCACTGACCGGGAGCTGGAGGAATACCGCAGGGAGGTGGAGCGAAAGCAGAAGGGCCCTGAAG
- the ADD1 gene encoding alpha-adducin isoform X15, translating into MSERAVPGTCKDCAMNGDTRAAVVTSPPPTTAPHKERYFDRVDENNPEYLRERNMAPDLRQDFNMMEQKKRVSMILQSPAFCEELESMIQEQFKKGKNPTGLLALQQIADFMTTNVPNVYPAAPQGGMAALNMSLGMVTPVNDLRGSDSIAYDKGEKLLRCKLAAFYRLADLFGWSQLIYNHITTRVSSEQEHFLIVPFGLLYSEVTASSLVKINLQGDVVDRGSTNLGVNQAGFTLHSAIYAARPDVKCVVHIHTPAGAAVSAMKCGLLPISPEALSLGEVAYHDYHGILVDEEEKVLIQKNLGPKSKVLILRNHGLVSVGESVEEAFYYIHNLVVACEIQVRTLASAGGPDNLVLLDPGKYKAKSRPPGSPAGEGTTGSPPKWQIGEQEFEALMRMLDNLGYRTGYPYRYPALREKSKKYSDVEVPASVTGYSFASDGDSGTCSPLRHSFQKQQREKTRWLNSGRGDDASEEGQNGSSPKSKTKWTKEDGHRTSTSAVPNLFVPLNTNPKEVQEMRNKIREQNLQDIKTAGPQSQVLSGVVMDRSLVQGELVTASKAIIEKEYQPHVIVSTTGPNPFNTLTDRELEEYRREVERKQKGPEENLDETREEKEKSPPEHPSGPHTPPSTPIKLEEGAGCAKEYLLP; encoded by the exons GAACCTGCAAAGATTGTGCAATGAATGGTGATACTCGGGCCGCAGTGGTGACCTCACCACCCCCAACCACAGCCCCTCACAAAGAGAGGTACTTCGACAGAGTAGATGAGAACAATCCAGAATACTTGCGAGAGAGGAACATGGCACCAGACCTTCGCCAGGACTTCAATATGATGGAGCAAAAAAAGAGGGTGTCCATGATTCTGCAAAGTCCT GCTTTCTGTGAAGAATTGGAATCAATGATACAGGAACAATTTAAGAAGGGGAAGAATCCCACAGGCCTCTTGGCGTTACAGCAGATTGCAGATTTTATGACTACGAATGTACCAAATGTCTACCCAGCAGCTCCACAAGGCGGAATGGCTGCCTTAAACATGA gtCTTGGTATGGTGACTCCTGTGAATGACCTTAGAGGATCTGATTCGATTGCCTATGACAAAGGGGAGAAATTATTGCGGTGTAAATTGGCAGCATTTTACAGACTAGCAGATCTCTTTGGGTGGTCTCAGCTTATCTACAATCATATCAca ACCAGAGTGAGCTCTGAGCAGGAACACTTCCTCATTGTGCCGTTTGGACTTCTCTACAGTGAAGTGACTGCATCCAGTTTG GTTAAAATCAATCTACAAGGAGATGTAGTAGATCGTGGGAGTACTAATCTAGGAGTAAATCAAGCTGGCTTCACGCTCCATTCTGCAATTTATGCTGCACGCCCTGATGTGAAGTGTGTTGTGCATATTCACACACCAGCAGGGGCTGCG GTCTCAGCGATGAAATGTGGCCTCTTGCCAATCTCCCCGGAGGCACTTtcccttggagaagtggcttaTCATGATTATCATGGGATTCTTGTTGATGAGGAGGAGAAAGTTTTAATTCAGAAAAATCTGGGGCCTAAAAGCAAG GTTCTTATTCTGCGGAACCATGGGCTCGTGTCCGTTGGAGAGAGTGTTGAGGAGGCCTTCTATTACATCCATAATCTTGTGGTTGCCTGTGAGATCCAG GTTCGAACTCTGGCCAGTGCAGGAGGGCCAGACAACTTAGTCCTCCTGGATCCTGGGAAGTATAAAGCCAAATCCCGTCCCCCGGGGTCCCCAGCAGGGGAGGGCACCACCGGATCGCCTCCCAAGTGGCAGATTGGTGAGCAGGAGTTTGAAGCTCTCATGCGGATGCTTGATAATCTG GGCTACAGAACTGGCTACCCTTATCGATACCCTGCTCTGAGAGAGAAGTCTAAAAAATACAGCGATGTGGAGGTTCCTGCTAGTGTCACAGGTTACTCCTTTGCTAGTGACGGTGATTCGGGCACTTGCTCCCCTCTCAGACACAGTTTTCAGAAGCAGCAGCGAGAGAAGACAAGATGGCTGAACTCTGGCCGGGGTGACGATGCTTCTGAGGAAGGGCAGAATGGAAGCAGTCCCAAGTCGAAGACTAAG TGGACTAAAGAGGATGGACATAGAACTTCCACCTCTGCTGTCCCTAACCTGTTTGTTCCATTGAACACTAACCCAAAAGAAGTCCAGGAGATGAGGAACAAG ATCCGAGAGCAGAACTTACAGGACATTAAGACAGCTGGCCCCCAGTCCCAAGTTTTGTCTGGTGTAGTGATGGACAGGAGCCTCGTCCAG GGCGAGCTGGTGACAGCCTCCAAGGCCATCATTGAGAAGGAGTACCAGCCCCACGTGATCGTGAGCACCACAGGTCCCAACCCTTTCAACACGCTCACTGACCGGGAGCTGGAGGAATACCGCAGGGAGGTGGAGCGAAAGCAGAAGGGCCCTGAAG